The Coleofasciculus sp. FACHB-1120 DNA segment ATTTTTTTGTTTTACCTTTTGCCTATTTACTTTTGACTTTTTAAACGCCGCTGGGCAAACCAGGATTGCAGATGTTGGCGGCAGGCAGACTCTAAGATACCACTTATGACCGGCAAGCGGTGGTTAGAGCAAGCGCTATCTGGAATATTGGCAACGGTACGAATCGCGCCAGTTTTTGGATCGTCCACACCGTAAACGAGAAGCTGAAGACGTGCAAGCGCAATCGCACCGGCGCACATGGGGCAAGGTTCTAAGGTGACGTAGAGGGTACATTGGTTAAGGTACCAGTTCTGCATTGCTTGCCCAGTGGCTCGAAGAGCTAAAATCTCAGCGTGGGCAGTTGGGTCTTTGTCACGTTCTTTGCGATTTTCGGCCTCTGCAATCAAGTGACCATCTGCGCTAACAATCACTGCTCCCACGGGCACTTCCCCCGCATCACCCGCCTTCTCGGCAAGTTCTAGCGCTCGAATCATCCATTGTCGGTGAACTAGGTACGCAGTATCCTCAATTCCCGGTGGCGGAATCTCAATAGCCATGCTCGTACCCGTACGAACTACACAAACTAAATGCCTACACAAACTAAATCCGTCTGTGCTAGCTGATTCTAGCCTTAAGCAGTGGGTTGAGCCAGTAGGGAGTCTAATTCTCCGCCTGTATTCAGCTGATAGAGGTCATCACTGCCACCAATATGCTGCTCATTGATGAAAATCTGCGGCACACTTCGACGCCCGTTGGCACGTTCAGCCATCTTAGCTCTGGCTGCTTCATCCCCATCAATTTTATATTCAGTAAAGTTGACGCCCTTCCACCAGAGCAGCATCTTTGCTCTGATACAAAAGGGACAAGTTTGCCAAGTATAAATTTCAACGTTGGCTTTGTTGCGCTCTGGATGACGCCCTAAGATTGGATTAAGAAAGTCAAACATTTTAAGATTTTTGAGTTATTTAGATTTGGATATGTGTTTAGCTATCGGCATTCGGCAATGCGCCTTCAGTTTAATTTCTCAAGCCCAAGCCTGAATACCTCTCTCTAAACTAGATCGTTTTTTTAAGCAAAACAACAACTGCAACATATTAGCAATTTTAGCAAATCAAAAGATGAGTTCTATTATTGGAGGTTTGTATTCTCTCATGAGATATCACAATCCCATTTAGGTTGAAAGATCCCAGCAGTTTCAATTCTCGGCTTCATGGAGAAGCGGGTATTTCGTTTTCACGAATCATTTAGGACTGCTATATCGTTGGCAACTACAACGGATCGCGCTAACCTTTGAGCAACTACGGTGCCATCTAGAGGTACCCTTGGCAGTAACCCTAGATTTTTTAGCAAGTTAATTACTGTCTCGTCC contains these protein-coding regions:
- the tadA gene encoding tRNA adenosine(34) deaminase TadA, whose translation is MAIEIPPPGIEDTAYLVHRQWMIRALELAEKAGDAGEVPVGAVIVSADGHLIAEAENRKERDKDPTAHAEILALRATGQAMQNWYLNQCTLYVTLEPCPMCAGAIALARLQLLVYGVDDPKTGAIRTVANIPDSACSNHRLPVISGILESACRQHLQSWFAQRRLKSQK
- the grxC gene encoding glutaredoxin 3; its protein translation is MFDFLNPILGRHPERNKANVEIYTWQTCPFCIRAKMLLWWKGVNFTEYKIDGDEAARAKMAERANGRRSVPQIFINEQHIGGSDDLYQLNTGGELDSLLAQPTA